The Pedosphaera parvula Ellin514 genome has a segment encoding these proteins:
- a CDS encoding AAA family ATPase, producing MLVVLSGLPGTGKTTIARELARRLKAVHVRIDSIEQAIKNSELLSGPMNDAGYRVGYAIAEDNLSLGQIVIADSVNPIQLSRDRWIAAAQNTGQKAVEIEIKCSDSSEHQRRVETRAADIVGHRVPSWHEVSEWDYHPWNREHLVIDTARCSPAQAVNLIVSEIEKAP from the coding sequence ATGCTTGTTGTCCTCAGCGGTCTTCCGGGTACAGGAAAAACAACAATCGCCCGTGAACTTGCGCGGCGGCTCAAGGCCGTGCATGTACGCATCGATTCCATCGAACAGGCGATAAAAAACTCTGAATTATTGTCAGGGCCGATGAACGATGCGGGCTACCGTGTAGGATATGCAATCGCAGAGGACAATCTCAGCCTTGGACAAATTGTTATTGCGGATTCGGTCAATCCAATTCAGCTGTCGCGAGATCGGTGGATTGCAGCCGCCCAAAATACTGGCCAAAAAGCTGTGGAAATTGAGATCAAGTGCTCTGACTCATCGGAGCATCAACGCAGGGTGGAAACCAGAGCAGCAGATATTGTGGGACACCGTGTGCCATCATGGCATGAAGTATCTGAATGGGATTATCATCCTTGGAATAGAGAACATCTTGTCATCGATACGGCCCGCTGCTCTCCCGCCCAGGCAGTTAATCTCATCGTTAGTGAAATTGAAAAAGCCCCTTGA
- a CDS encoding response regulator has protein sequence MKPNILLLAEDLEDDIFLFERALRRRNIACVVRVASNGNEALDYLFGKNKFANRVAFPLPSLVILDIKMPEMDGLEALKHIRQDARLSKLPVLIFTSSKCEEDVELAYELGANAYMVKPADINQLGEMLEVMTKFWFGINVLPNLRQV, from the coding sequence ATGAAACCTAACATTTTGCTGCTGGCAGAAGATTTGGAAGACGATATTTTTTTATTCGAGCGGGCACTGCGGCGGCGGAATATTGCCTGTGTGGTTCGGGTGGCGAGCAATGGCAACGAAGCGTTGGATTATCTTTTTGGCAAAAATAAATTTGCGAATCGTGTTGCATTTCCGTTGCCATCGCTGGTGATTTTGGACATCAAGATGCCGGAGATGGATGGTTTGGAAGCACTCAAGCATATCCGGCAGGATGCGAGGCTTTCCAAACTGCCGGTGCTCATTTTCACCAGTTCCAAATGTGAAGAGGATGTGGAGTTGGCGTATGAATTGGGAGCGAATGCCTACATGGTGAAGCCGGCGGATATCAACCAACTTGGGGAGATGTTGGAAGTGATGACCAAGTTTTGGTTTGGGATTAATGTTCTGCCAAATTTAAGGCAGGTTTAA
- a CDS encoding SGNH/GDSL hydrolase family protein, producing MKGSCLWNQIVALVAATFIGCAGWAPAAAPGRLSSEKPKAKSPWERIVLVGASATAGFTGYEPFGGSNTVRHSLSRYVDAALIAPHEPVTNLATAMFFFQPETIGRTQIENALKANPTLVIGADFLFWYCYGRNCTDEERLQRFEKGLKLLEGVKCPLVLGDIPDASGAANEMLTKDQMPSAKVLATANKRLKEWAGKRPRVVIVSLSAFMRTATANEALRIRGFRLEKGKTRMLLQYDKLHPSPPGAAVLAVAILDAVQARQPTISINEIRWNPKEVFRLGFNPPQKVQTMPAAAGNAPPQAEKPGGS from the coding sequence ATGAAGGGAAGTTGCCTCTGGAATCAAATCGTGGCTCTCGTCGCTGCGACGTTTATAGGCTGCGCGGGTTGGGCTCCCGCTGCAGCTCCAGGCAGGTTGAGTTCTGAGAAACCGAAGGCGAAGTCGCCATGGGAACGAATTGTATTGGTGGGCGCGAGCGCGACGGCTGGCTTTACCGGCTATGAACCATTTGGAGGCAGTAATACTGTGCGACACAGCTTGAGTCGTTATGTGGATGCGGCATTGATAGCTCCGCATGAGCCGGTAACCAACCTGGCAACGGCAATGTTTTTCTTCCAGCCGGAAACCATAGGCCGGACTCAGATCGAAAATGCGCTTAAAGCGAACCCCACGCTGGTGATCGGAGCCGATTTTTTGTTTTGGTATTGTTATGGTAGAAACTGCACGGATGAAGAGCGGTTGCAGCGGTTTGAGAAGGGGTTGAAGTTACTGGAGGGAGTGAAGTGTCCGCTGGTGCTCGGCGATATTCCTGACGCTTCGGGGGCTGCCAACGAGATGCTTACCAAAGACCAGATGCCGAGTGCCAAGGTGCTAGCGACTGCAAACAAACGGTTGAAGGAGTGGGCGGGCAAACGACCGAGAGTTGTGATTGTATCCTTGTCCGCATTTATGCGCACAGCAACGGCGAATGAGGCGCTCAGGATTCGCGGCTTCAGATTGGAGAAGGGCAAGACGCGCATGCTTTTGCAGTACGACAAGTTGCATCCGAGCCCACCCGGTGCGGCGGTTCTCGCGGTTGCCATTTTGGACGCTGTGCAGGCGAGACAACCGACGATTTCGATAAACGAGATTCGCTGGAATCCAAAGGAAGTGTTCCGCCTGGGATTTAACCCGCCGCAAAAAGTTCAAACCATGCCAGCTGCTGCGGGTAATGCTCCACCGCAAGCTGAGAAGCCGGGAGGCTCGTAG
- a CDS encoding DoxX family protein, with the protein MYSEAFKKFNRWAPIPLRLIVGYGFMRHGYDKIVHGPEHFIGILHAMGVPAPELMGWATILVELVGGLAVLIGAFVPLVSVPMAVLLLVAIFTVHIPYGFTSIKLQSFTAAGAQFGPPGYETNLLYLACLATLVLGGPGPFAVDGLLARRRGVKAPLSG; encoded by the coding sequence ATGTATAGCGAGGCGTTCAAGAAGTTCAATCGCTGGGCACCGATTCCACTACGGTTGATCGTAGGCTATGGCTTCATGAGGCATGGCTACGATAAGATTGTGCATGGTCCCGAGCATTTCATTGGCATACTGCATGCCATGGGCGTTCCGGCGCCCGAGCTCATGGGATGGGCGACCATTCTCGTTGAGCTTGTTGGTGGATTGGCTGTGCTGATTGGTGCCTTCGTGCCGCTGGTCAGCGTGCCAATGGCGGTGCTTTTGCTAGTGGCGATTTTCACCGTCCACATCCCTTACGGTTTCACCTCGATCAAACTTCAATCATTCACGGCTGCCGGAGCTCAGTTTGGTCCGCCCGGATATGAAACCAACCTCTTGTACCTTGCATGCCTGGCAACGCTGGTTTTAGGTGGCCCCGGACCGTTCGCGGTGGATGGGCTTCTTGCAAGACGTCGAGGAGTCAAGGCACCTCTTTCGGGCTAG